Within the bacterium genome, the region CGCCGGTTCACCGAGTAAAACGCTGAAATAAAATCAGTTAAAATATCACTCTAAAATGTTAGAATTTTGACATACTTCGCAACTGGAACCGGGGAGGTCAAAGTCGAGGAAGAGACGATGACAGCGTGCGTTCGAGCCGTCTGGCGAAGGCCCCGGGATCGCCGTCGGGCGGCAAGCCGATCCGGCCCAGGAAGGCGCGGTGGGGGCGGCCCCGGCGGTAGCCGGGCTCGCGCGGCGGGTGCGGCAGCAGGCGTTCCATGAGGTCGAGGTCGGGGTCGAACAGCAGC harbors:
- a CDS encoding lipoate--protein ligase family protein, whose translation is LLFDPDLDLMERLLPHPPREPGYRRGRPHRAFLGRIGLPPDGDPGAFARRLERTLSSSLPRL